The Bubalus kerabau isolate K-KA32 ecotype Philippines breed swamp buffalo chromosome 10, PCC_UOA_SB_1v2, whole genome shotgun sequence sequence CTTAATATAAGCCAATGATATTAGCCTCAGAAATGAATAAGATTGctaattccctggcagtccagtggttaggatgccacACTTATGCTACCAAGGACCtgggttcagggaactaagatcctgagtaAGCCGTACAgcttggccaaaaataaataaataaaaagaaattaataggcAACATGAAAACAGACCtaatttgaatatatatgtattttagcttatttggggttttttgccACTGAACTGTAAGTTCTTTAATTCATAATATTTAGGACTCCTCCCAAAATTTGAAgtcctatatatacatattattttatcccCACTATATTTCTCTGATGAAGCCAACATAGCTACAATATTACCActttacaaaaaaggaaatggcagtgtAGTCATGGTGTGACTGCCCACCAGGCCTCAAGTTACCAGCCAGGCAAGAACGGAACTGGGATTAGAACAAGGTGGATTTACTGATGCCCAGGCAAACCACAGAACTAAGGACTTGTTGTCACCTCCTGTAAGAAAGATAAGCTCTTTTAACGAAGTGGGAAAGCCATTAAGGCTCATTTCAAGATAGGAAGGGAATGCAGAGTACCTGGTCCAGGAGGCATTTTACCCCCTTAATTCTCTCTCCGAACAGGAGGCCACCTCTGTGCAGTGAGCAGGTGTTAAGTCATTTCTAGGCATTCAACCCAGCCTGGGGCTAAAAGGGGCTTTAGGCCCCGAGAGGCTGCCTGGTAGCTCCCTCCTACTGCATTTTCCCCATTGTTTGGGGAGGAATTCCCGTCCCCCCAGGGTTAAAGCTGGGTGGGCCTCTGCAGGCTAGCATCTCCCCAAACCGCACGTCCTTAATAGTGTCTGCGTTGCTAGAGAAGGACAACGGAGGAAGAAGGGTAGAGAAGAGGAAACTAAATAGGAGATGGCTCCTTAAATAAGCATGAACTCTATAAATGAGGTGTGGGCCGGGTGATCCGTGGAATAACTTGCATTCAGCTATTattctgggggaggaggggcggggagTAAAGGGGCTTAGTGTTCCGCAGAGAAGGGTCCTGAATCGACTTCCTTGGAAATTCTACCTCGCAGCCTCCCACCCTGAGAAGCTTCTATTGTAGAGGGGGTGTGGGGGTAGGGTGGGAATGGAGGTGAAGAAAACAGGACAAAACTTGGGGCATTTGAAGGGGCGGTGTGAATGTGTGTAGATAAGGGGTGGATTTTCTGGGACCCCCCTCCCACTCTGGCCGTCAGACCACCCTCTCTGGAGTCCACGTTTTCCAGGCTCAGCGGATCCTTTATCCgaaggaaaataagagaagccTATCGCTCTGCTCTATTGAGCAAGGCTGTTTCCTACTGTGCCCCCTTGAGCTTGCTGGGGAGGTGGGCGGGCCGGTCTGGGCAAAGACATCTGGAGATGGGGGGAGCTAGCAGAGGGCAAGGATAGGTGGacccccaccaggccccacagcaCCTGTCACTGAGCCTACCGGAAACCCTCCTGTGCTCTGGGCTCCCGCCCCCGTACACCCATCCCCCGccccccctctccttccccagctcccGCCTCCTTCCCCAGCAGCTCCTCCCCACAGACTCCCCTTCCCAGCAGCTCCTCCCCCATCTCCCCTCTCCCAGCTTTCTGGCTCCAGCTCCTCCCCTCCTCCGCGTCTCcttgctcccctccccctcctccgctGCGCCCTGCCCCCGCCGCCGATCTCCATCTCTGCAGTCTGGGCCGCTGGGTGCAGAGGCTGCTGCAGCCCGGGCGGCCAGTGCCGCCTCCCCCAATCCGGATACCCATTGTCTCCCACTCCACCCGGCCCTGCACCTCCCGCACAACCATGGCGCACGAAGCCGGGAGGAGCTCTCGTCTCGGGGGGCCCTGCGGGGAGCCGGCGGAGCTTGGAGGTGCGGTAGGGCCCGGCAGGGGTAGGGGTGGAGGGGGCGCGCGGGGCGAGGGGGGAAGGACTTTCGGTGGACGAGATAAAACGCACGATTCTCTGCCCAGGACCCGGTCCTCCCAGCTAGTCCTTCCGCCCGCCGGTGACCCGGGGTGCGAGGGGATGGAAGGGGGACAGTAGCTTGTGCATGCCCACTCCTCCCTGGCCCCCAGTGCTGGCGTGTCGTGTCCAGGCGGGTCAGCCCTGAGCCCTAGCCTTCTGCACGGCCTGATGGTGAGctcatctccccacccccactagcGGTTACTGGGCTCGTTGTTAATTACAGCCTGTGTACACCCATCCCAACCGCACCACCCACGCTCTCTCCTTGTGTTCTCCCCCAGGTGATGTGAGCGAGGACGACCACCCCCAAGTCTGTGCCAAGTGCTGCGCACAATTCAGTGACCCAACTGAATTCCTCGCCCACCAGAATGCATGTTCTACTGATCCCCCTGTAATGGTGATAATTGGGGGCCAGGAGAACCCCAACAACTCTTCGACCTCTTGCGAACCCCGGCCTGAGGGCCACAGTAGTCCGCAGGCCATGGAGGCTGAGCAAAGCAACCCCTCGGACTGCGCGTCCTCTGTACCCACAGATCCTACCTGGGGCCCAGAGCGGAGGGGAGAGGAGTCATCCGGGCACTTCCTCATTGCTGCCACAGGTACAgcagctgggggaggtgggggcctGATCTTGGCCAGCCCCAAGCTGGGAGCAACTCCATTACCGCCGGAGTCCACCCctgcaccccctcctcctccgcctcctcctccccacccaggggtagGCAGTGGCCACTTGAACATCCCTCTGATCTTGGAAGAACTCCGGGTGCTGCAGCAGCGCCAGATTCATCAGATGCAGATGACTGAGCAAATCTGCCGGCAGGTGCTGCTGCTAGGCTCCTTAGGCCAGACAGTGGGCACCCCTTCCAGTCCCTCGGAGCTACCTGGGACAGGGACTGCCTCCTCCACCAAGCCCCTGCTTCCTCTCTTCAGCCCCATTAAACCTGTCCAAACTGGCAAAACACTGGCACCTTCCTCCACCTCCTCAGGGGCAGAAGCACCCAAGCAGGCTTTCTTCCACCTTTACCACCCCTTGGGGTCACAGCACCCTTTTTCTGCTGGTGTGGTCGGGCGAAGCCACAAACCCACCCCTGCACCCTCCCCGGCCCTGTCAGGCAGCACGGATCAGCTGATCGCCTCGCCTCACCTGGCATTCCCAGGCACCACAGGACTCCTGGCAGCGCAGTGTCTTGGGGCAGCCCGGGGCCTCGAGGCTGCTGCTTCCCCAGGGCTCCTGAAGCCAAAGAATGGAGGTGGAGAGTTGGGTTATGGGGAAGTGATGGGCCCCTTGGAGAAGCCCGGTGGGAGGCACAAGTGCCGCTTCTGCGCCAAAGTATTTGGTAGTGACAGTGCCCTGCAGATCCACCTGCGTTCCCACACAGGTGAGAGACCCTATAAGTGTAATGTGTGTGGCAACCGCTTTACCACGCGAGGCAACCTCAAAGTGCATTTCCATCGGCATCGGGAGAAGTACCCACATGTGCAGATGAACCCTCACCCGGTGCCAGAGCATCTAGACTACGTTATCACCAGCAGCGGCCTGCCCTATGGTATGTCGGTGCCACCAGAAAAGGCCGAGGAGGAGGCAGCTGTGCCGGGTGGAGGTGTGGAACGCAAGCCTCTGGTGGCCTCCACTGCCGCCCTCAGTGCCACAGAGAGCCTCACACTGCTCTCCACTGGTGCAGGCACCACTACGGCCCCTGCGCTTCCTGCTTTCAATAAGTTTGTGCTCATGAAAGCGGTAGAGCCAAAGAATAAAGCGGATGAAAACACCCCGCCGGGGAGTGAGGGCTCAGCCATTGCCGGAGTGGCAGAAAGTGGCGCAGCAACCCGAATGCAGCTAAGTAAGCTGGTGACATCGCTACCCAGCTGGGCCCTGCTTACCAACCACTTGAAGTCCACTGGTAGCTTCCCTTTCCCTTATGTGCTGGAGCCCTTGGGGGCTTCACCCTCCGAGACCTCCAAGCTTCAGCAGCTGGTAGAAAAGATTGACCGTCAAGGAGCTGTGGCAGTGGCCTCTACTGCCTCGGGTGCCCCCACCACCTCTGCCCCTGCAGCTTCATCATCAGCCTCATCTGGACCCAACCAGTGTGTCATTTGTCTCCGGGTGCTAAGCTGTCCTCGGGCACTGCGCCTGCATTACGGCCAGCATGGAGGTGAGCGGCCCTTCAAATGCAAAGTGTGTGGCAGAGCTTTCTCTACCCGGGGCAATCTGCGTGCACATTTCGTGGGCCATAAGGCTAGTCCAGCTGCCCGGGCCCAGAACTCCTGCCCCATTTGCCAGAAGAAGTTCACCAACGCTGTTACTCTGCAGCAGCATGTTCGGATGCACCTGGGGGGCCAGATCCCCAATGGCGGCACTGTACTCCCTGAAGCGGGGGGAGCTGCCCAGGAGAACGGCTCTGAGCAATCGACAGTCTCCGGAGCCGGGGGCTTCCCCCAGCAGCCATCCCAGCAGCCATCCCCAGAGGAGGAGTTGtctgaagaagaggaagaggatgaagaagaggaagaagatgtgACCGATGAAGATTCTCTGGCCGGAAGAGGCTCTGAAAGCGGAGGTGAGAAGGCGATATCCGTGCGAGGTGATTCAGAAGAG is a genomic window containing:
- the SALL2 gene encoding sal-like protein 2 isoform X2; translation: MAHEAGRSSRLGGPCGEPAELGGDVSEDDHPQVCAKCCAQFSDPTEFLAHQNACSTDPPVMVIIGGQENPNNSSTSCEPRPEGHSSPQAMEAEQSNPSDCASSVPTDPTWGPERRGEESSGHFLIAATGTAAGGGGGLILASPKLGATPLPPESTPAPPPPPPPPPHPGVGSGHLNIPLILEELRVLQQRQIHQMQMTEQICRQVLLLGSLGQTVGTPSSPSELPGTGTASSTKPLLPLFSPIKPVQTGKTLAPSSTSSGAEAPKQAFFHLYHPLGSQHPFSAGVVGRSHKPTPAPSPALSGSTDQLIASPHLAFPGTTGLLAAQCLGAARGLEAAASPGLLKPKNGGGELGYGEVMGPLEKPGGRHKCRFCAKVFGSDSALQIHLRSHTGERPYKCNVCGNRFTTRGNLKVHFHRHREKYPHVQMNPHPVPEHLDYVITSSGLPYGMSVPPEKAEEEAAVPGGGVERKPLVASTAALSATESLTLLSTGAGTTTAPALPAFNKFVLMKAVEPKNKADENTPPGSEGSAIAGVAESGAATRMQLSKLVTSLPSWALLTNHLKSTGSFPFPYVLEPLGASPSETSKLQQLVEKIDRQGAVAVASTASGAPTTSAPAASSSASSGPNQCVICLRVLSCPRALRLHYGQHGGERPFKCKVCGRAFSTRGNLRAHFVGHKASPAARAQNSCPICQKKFTNAVTLQQHVRMHLGGQIPNGGTVLPEAGGAAQENGSEQSTVSGAGGFPQQPSQQPSPEEELSEEEEEDEEEEEDVTDEDSLAGRGSESGGEKAISVRGDSEEASGTEEEVGTVAAVTTAGKEMDTNEKTIQQPCLLPPPPPDTLDQTQPMEQGGSDAAGGTEEGGKPERSSSPGSAPALEGEGSSTPLVEELSLQEVMRKEPGESSGRKACEVCGQTFPTQAALEEHQKTHPKEGLLFTCVFCRQGFLERATLKKHMLLAHHQVHLSTHIWNYSPPRRGQHLSLEGLGPLLSGDQVNLHDFLSQGIPSQLVRVGPLSLWNQDSTFLSSDLPTKPQTSSSISISTATSGPAPPVLFGPGTEAGKLPPAVGSREAKEKRAPLFFLWPLASKTVPGKPILDEK
- the SALL2 gene encoding sal-like protein 2 isoform X1, which encodes MSRRKQRKPQQLISDCEGPSASENGDVSEDDHPQVCAKCCAQFSDPTEFLAHQNACSTDPPVMVIIGGQENPNNSSTSCEPRPEGHSSPQAMEAEQSNPSDCASSVPTDPTWGPERRGEESSGHFLIAATGTAAGGGGGLILASPKLGATPLPPESTPAPPPPPPPPPHPGVGSGHLNIPLILEELRVLQQRQIHQMQMTEQICRQVLLLGSLGQTVGTPSSPSELPGTGTASSTKPLLPLFSPIKPVQTGKTLAPSSTSSGAEAPKQAFFHLYHPLGSQHPFSAGVVGRSHKPTPAPSPALSGSTDQLIASPHLAFPGTTGLLAAQCLGAARGLEAAASPGLLKPKNGGGELGYGEVMGPLEKPGGRHKCRFCAKVFGSDSALQIHLRSHTGERPYKCNVCGNRFTTRGNLKVHFHRHREKYPHVQMNPHPVPEHLDYVITSSGLPYGMSVPPEKAEEEAAVPGGGVERKPLVASTAALSATESLTLLSTGAGTTTAPALPAFNKFVLMKAVEPKNKADENTPPGSEGSAIAGVAESGAATRMQLSKLVTSLPSWALLTNHLKSTGSFPFPYVLEPLGASPSETSKLQQLVEKIDRQGAVAVASTASGAPTTSAPAASSSASSGPNQCVICLRVLSCPRALRLHYGQHGGERPFKCKVCGRAFSTRGNLRAHFVGHKASPAARAQNSCPICQKKFTNAVTLQQHVRMHLGGQIPNGGTVLPEAGGAAQENGSEQSTVSGAGGFPQQPSQQPSPEEELSEEEEEDEEEEEDVTDEDSLAGRGSESGGEKAISVRGDSEEASGTEEEVGTVAAVTTAGKEMDTNEKTIQQPCLLPPPPPDTLDQTQPMEQGGSDAAGGTEEGGKPERSSSPGSAPALEGEGSSTPLVEELSLQEVMRKEPGESSGRKACEVCGQTFPTQAALEEHQKTHPKEGLLFTCVFCRQGFLERATLKKHMLLAHHQVHLSTHIWNYSPPRRGQHLSLEGLGPLLSGDQVNLHDFLSQGIPSQLVRVGPLSLWNQDSTFLSSDLPTKPQTSSSISISTATSGPAPPVLFGPGTEAGKLPPAVGSREAKEKRAPLFFLWPLASKTVPGKPILDEK